The following coding sequences are from one Marinitoga litoralis window:
- a CDS encoding cyclodeaminase/cyclohydrolase family protein, with product MIKDLKISDFSNELDSKKPTPGGGALAAVCGSLAASLGGMVARYSVNKKELEDFENIIEEALENFIICKERLLELADEDVKAYNKFKEATKTKDSEQIETATKNSIDIALRIAKCGYTVLNYAYLIAKFGNQNLLSDAIITGYFSWATMQSGLTLVKDNLNYLKDEDYKNSLLEDIKEFIVETDNLITKIRDLGNEKNIDYRRIFDV from the coding sequence ATGATAAAAGACTTGAAAATTAGCGATTTTTCTAATGAATTAGACTCAAAAAAGCCAACTCCTGGCGGAGGTGCGTTAGCTGCTGTTTGTGGTTCTTTAGCTGCATCCTTAGGAGGTATGGTTGCTAGATACTCTGTTAATAAGAAAGAATTAGAAGATTTTGAAAATATTATTGAAGAAGCATTAGAAAATTTTATCATTTGTAAAGAAAGATTGTTAGAATTAGCCGATGAAGATGTTAAAGCATATAACAAATTTAAAGAAGCAACAAAAACTAAAGACAGTGAACAAATTGAAACTGCAACTAAAAATAGTATTGATATAGCTTTAAGAATAGCTAAATGCGGATATACTGTTTTAAATTATGCATACCTTATTGCAAAATTCGGTAATCAAAATTTATTATCTGATGCAATTATCACTGGATACTTTTCTTGGGCTACTATGCAATCTGGGCTAACACTAGTAAAAGATAATTTAAATTATTTAAAAGATGAAGATTATAAAAATTCATTATTAGAAGATATTAAAGAATTTATTGTAGAAACAGATAATTTAATAACAAAAATAAGAGATTTAGGCAATGAAAAAAATATTGATTACAGGAGGATATTTGATGTTTGA